One Rubidibacter lacunae KORDI 51-2 genomic region harbors:
- the ilvN gene encoding acetolactate synthase small subunit encodes MKHTLSVLVEDEAGVLTRIAALFARRGFNIESLAVGSAESSGVSRITMVVPGDNRTVEQLTKQLYKLINVLKVQDVTGTPCVERELMLIKINATTSNRAEAIELAQVFRARVVDISEETLTIEVVGDPGKMVAIIKMLGKFGIRELARTGKISLVRDSGVNTELLKTLELKV; translated from the coding sequence GTGAAACACACATTATCGGTGCTGGTTGAAGATGAAGCCGGCGTGCTGACGCGAATTGCTGCACTGTTCGCACGACGCGGGTTTAATATCGAAAGCCTGGCCGTCGGCTCGGCAGAAAGTTCGGGTGTCTCGCGCATCACCATGGTCGTGCCGGGCGACAACCGCACGGTCGAGCAGCTCACCAAACAGCTTTACAAGCTCATCAACGTCCTCAAAGTTCAGGACGTCACGGGTACACCTTGTGTCGAGCGCGAGCTGATGCTGATCAAAATCAATGCCACCACCTCGAATCGAGCGGAAGCGATCGAGCTGGCACAAGTATTTCGGGCACGGGTCGTGGATATTTCTGAAGAAACCCTAACGATTGAAGTTGTCGGCGACCCCGGCAAGATGGTGGCAATTATCAAAATGCTCGGCAAATTCGGCATCCGCGAGCTGGCCCGGACGGGTAAGATCAGCCTGGTTCGCGATTCGGGAGTCAATACTGAGTTGCTCAAGACCCTCGAGCTGAAAGTCTAA
- a CDS encoding AEC family transporter, whose protein sequence is MSVFLPALVPVVFIVLMGIVAQRFLKLDGTTLSQLSVYVLIPALIGDRIYRAELPATSAAGLVAGFVLTCVAMYGLALAIARLRNMPPSKQASLSATTVFGNVGNMGLPINAFAFGEAGLERAAICLMASAILFFTVGPAIYQGRGVGAGLRLILRLPLLYATLAGLSLRWMGVSMPWRLGEGIRSLGDASIPIALLILGMQLAMTPFVLGRYEVSVSLLRLLVGPAIAFGIGRLLRLEGLDLQVLVLQCAMPSAVNTVVWAAEFGGDAGRVARTVVVSTVLALVTLPLVLWLLT, encoded by the coding sequence ATGTCGGTTTTTCTTCCCGCATTAGTTCCTGTCGTCTTCATCGTGCTGATGGGGATCGTTGCCCAGCGTTTCCTCAAGCTCGATGGCACGACACTTTCACAGCTTTCTGTGTACGTGCTGATTCCAGCGCTGATTGGCGATCGCATTTATCGAGCGGAGCTGCCGGCAACCAGCGCAGCCGGTCTCGTGGCGGGATTCGTTCTGACCTGTGTGGCGATGTATGGACTGGCACTGGCGATCGCGCGATTGAGAAATATGCCGCCGTCGAAGCAAGCGAGCCTGAGCGCGACGACCGTGTTCGGCAATGTCGGGAACATGGGCTTGCCGATCAATGCGTTTGCCTTCGGCGAAGCAGGGCTTGAGCGCGCGGCGATATGTCTGATGGCATCGGCGATTCTGTTTTTCACCGTTGGCCCGGCCATTTATCAAGGTCGCGGGGTCGGGGCAGGGTTGCGACTGATCCTACGACTGCCCCTGCTGTATGCAACGCTGGCGGGGTTGAGCTTGCGCTGGATGGGAGTGTCAATGCCGTGGCGGTTGGGCGAAGGCATCCGCAGTTTGGGGGATGCATCGATCCCGATCGCCTTACTGATCTTGGGCATGCAGTTGGCCATGACGCCATTTGTGCTGGGGCGCTACGAAGTTAGTGTGTCGCTCCTGCGTTTGCTTGTCGGTCCGGCGATCGCGTTCGGGATTGGGCGGCTGCTGCGGCTGGAGGGGTTGGACCTGCAGGTCTTGGTCTTGCAGTGTGCGATGCCGTCAGCGGTTAATACAGTGGTTTGGGCGGCAGAGTTCGGCGGTGATGCCGGTCGCGTAGCCCGCACGGTCGTGGTTTCGACGGTGCTGGCGCTGGTCACGCTCCCGTTAGTGTTGTGGTTGCTGACGTAG